The following proteins are encoded in a genomic region of Coregonus clupeaformis isolate EN_2021a chromosome 14, ASM2061545v1, whole genome shotgun sequence:
- the LOC121580893 gene encoding high affinity cAMP-specific 3',5'-cyclic phosphodiesterase 7A isoform X2: MEVCYQLPVLPLDRPVPKHVLSRRGAISFSSSSSLFGGPAPRQLSKRRGAISYDSEDQTALYIRMLDVRVRSQVEFEPERRGSHPYLYVDFRTLHSRPEAARPVSARNVRRLLSFQRYLHSSRFFHGIPASNPLGYILDDDYTGQAKLMLQKVGNWNFDIFLFDRLTNGNSLVNLTFHLFNSYGLIELFQLDMVKLRRFFVMIQEDYRCQNPYHNAVHAADVTQAMYCYLQEPNLAETLTSCDLLLGLLAAATHDLDHPGVNQPFLIKTDHYLAALYKNSSVLENHHWKSAVGLLRESDLLSHLPAEDRLNMEERLGSLILATDISRQNDYLSEFRTHLDKGDLCLTNGGHRNFILQMALKCADICNPCRPWKLSKQWSEKVTEEFFHQGDIERKHNLEVTPLCDRQSNSVANIQIGFMAYVVEPLFVEWSRFSDTRLSQTMMSHLSLNKQGWKEGRDKQEASASRASEEQRTPTTKDSNSKVLPQGSKGS; encoded by the exons AGACGTGGGGCGATCTCCTATGACAGTGAGGATCAAACGGCTCTCTATATTCGCATGCTCG ATGTGAGAGTCAGAAGCCAGGTGGAGTTTGAACCAGAGCGAAGAGGGTCTCATCCCTACTTGTATGTCGATTTCCGAACTTTGCACT cccgACCTGAGGCTGCGCGGCCTGTGTCTGCCAGGAATGTCCGCAGGCTGCTGAGCTTTCAGAGATACCTCCACTCGTCACGGTTCTTCCACGGCATCCCAGCATCCAACCCTCTAGGTTACATCCTTGACGATGACTACACAGGTCAAGCCAAG TTAATGCTGCAGAAGGTTGGAAACTGGAACTTTGATATTTTCCTGTTTGACAGACTTACAAACG GGAACAGCCTCGTCAACCTGACCTTTCACTTATTCAACAGTTATGGGTTAATAGAGCTCTTCCAGTTGGATATGGTTAAACTTAGAAGATTTTTTG TCATGATTCAAGAGGACTACCGCTGCCAGAACCCCTACCACAATGCAGTCCACGCTGCGGACGTGACTCAGGCCATGTATTGTTACCTGCAGGAGCCCAAT CTTGCTGAGACGCTGACTTCCTGTGATCTCCTGCTGGGTCTGCTGGCTGCTGCCACCCATGATCTGGACCATCCGGGCGTCAACCAGCCTTTCCTCATCAAAACGGACCATTACCTAGCAGCACTGTACAAG AATAGCTCAGTTTTGGAGAATCACCACTGGAAGTCTGCCGTGGGCCTGCTCCGCGAGTCAGACCTGCTGTCCCACCTCCCCGCTGAGGACAG ATTGAACATGGAGGAGCGGCTTGGATCCCTGATTCTGGCTACGGACATCAGCAGGCAGAATGACTATCTGTCAGAGTTCAGGACACACTTGGACAAGGGAGACCTCTGCCTCACGAACGGTGGACATCGAAACTTTATCCTTCAG ATGGCTCTGAAGTGTGCGGACATCTGCAACCCCTGCCGACCGTGGAAACTCAGCAAACAGTGGAGCGAGAAAGTGACAGAGGAGTTCTTCCACCAAG GTGACATTGAGAGGAAACATAATCTTGAAGTAACCCCACTCTGTGACAGGCAATCCAACTCGGTTGCCAATATACAGATTG GCTTCATGGCGTACGTGGTAGAGCCTCTGTTTGTGGAATGGTCACGCTTCTCCGACACACGGCTGTCCCAGACCATGATGAGCCACCTGAGCCTGAACAAGCAAGGCTGGAAGGAGGGAAGGGACAAGCAGGAGGCTAGCGCTAGTAGGGCCTCAGAGGAACAGAGGACTCCTACCACCAAAGACTCAAACTCCAAAGTATTACCTCAGGGAAGCAAAGGGTCATGA
- the LOC121580893 gene encoding high affinity cAMP-specific 3',5'-cyclic phosphodiesterase 7A isoform X1: MEVCYQLPVLPLDRPVPKHVLSRRGAISFSSSSSLFGGPAPRQLSKRRGAISYDSEDQTALYIRMLGDVRVRSQVEFEPERRGSHPYLYVDFRTLHSRPEAARPVSARNVRRLLSFQRYLHSSRFFHGIPASNPLGYILDDDYTGQAKLMLQKVGNWNFDIFLFDRLTNGNSLVNLTFHLFNSYGLIELFQLDMVKLRRFFVMIQEDYRCQNPYHNAVHAADVTQAMYCYLQEPNLAETLTSCDLLLGLLAAATHDLDHPGVNQPFLIKTDHYLAALYKNSSVLENHHWKSAVGLLRESDLLSHLPAEDRLNMEERLGSLILATDISRQNDYLSEFRTHLDKGDLCLTNGGHRNFILQMALKCADICNPCRPWKLSKQWSEKVTEEFFHQGDIERKHNLEVTPLCDRQSNSVANIQIGFMAYVVEPLFVEWSRFSDTRLSQTMMSHLSLNKQGWKEGRDKQEASASRASEEQRTPTTKDSNSKVLPQGSKGS; this comes from the exons AGACGTGGGGCGATCTCCTATGACAGTGAGGATCAAACGGCTCTCTATATTCGCATGCTCG GAGATGTGAGAGTCAGAAGCCAGGTGGAGTTTGAACCAGAGCGAAGAGGGTCTCATCCCTACTTGTATGTCGATTTCCGAACTTTGCACT cccgACCTGAGGCTGCGCGGCCTGTGTCTGCCAGGAATGTCCGCAGGCTGCTGAGCTTTCAGAGATACCTCCACTCGTCACGGTTCTTCCACGGCATCCCAGCATCCAACCCTCTAGGTTACATCCTTGACGATGACTACACAGGTCAAGCCAAG TTAATGCTGCAGAAGGTTGGAAACTGGAACTTTGATATTTTCCTGTTTGACAGACTTACAAACG GGAACAGCCTCGTCAACCTGACCTTTCACTTATTCAACAGTTATGGGTTAATAGAGCTCTTCCAGTTGGATATGGTTAAACTTAGAAGATTTTTTG TCATGATTCAAGAGGACTACCGCTGCCAGAACCCCTACCACAATGCAGTCCACGCTGCGGACGTGACTCAGGCCATGTATTGTTACCTGCAGGAGCCCAAT CTTGCTGAGACGCTGACTTCCTGTGATCTCCTGCTGGGTCTGCTGGCTGCTGCCACCCATGATCTGGACCATCCGGGCGTCAACCAGCCTTTCCTCATCAAAACGGACCATTACCTAGCAGCACTGTACAAG AATAGCTCAGTTTTGGAGAATCACCACTGGAAGTCTGCCGTGGGCCTGCTCCGCGAGTCAGACCTGCTGTCCCACCTCCCCGCTGAGGACAG ATTGAACATGGAGGAGCGGCTTGGATCCCTGATTCTGGCTACGGACATCAGCAGGCAGAATGACTATCTGTCAGAGTTCAGGACACACTTGGACAAGGGAGACCTCTGCCTCACGAACGGTGGACATCGAAACTTTATCCTTCAG ATGGCTCTGAAGTGTGCGGACATCTGCAACCCCTGCCGACCGTGGAAACTCAGCAAACAGTGGAGCGAGAAAGTGACAGAGGAGTTCTTCCACCAAG GTGACATTGAGAGGAAACATAATCTTGAAGTAACCCCACTCTGTGACAGGCAATCCAACTCGGTTGCCAATATACAGATTG GCTTCATGGCGTACGTGGTAGAGCCTCTGTTTGTGGAATGGTCACGCTTCTCCGACACACGGCTGTCCCAGACCATGATGAGCCACCTGAGCCTGAACAAGCAAGGCTGGAAGGAGGGAAGGGACAAGCAGGAGGCTAGCGCTAGTAGGGCCTCAGAGGAACAGAGGACTCCTACCACCAAAGACTCAAACTCCAAAGTATTACCTCAGGGAAGCAAAGGGTCATGA
- the LOC121580893 gene encoding high affinity cAMP-specific 3',5'-cyclic phosphodiesterase 7A isoform X3, producing the protein MGIVLIWSLIVILTRWISHKRRGAISYDSEDQTALYIRMLGDVRVRSQVEFEPERRGSHPYLYVDFRTLHSRPEAARPVSARNVRRLLSFQRYLHSSRFFHGIPASNPLGYILDDDYTGQAKLMLQKVGNWNFDIFLFDRLTNGNSLVNLTFHLFNSYGLIELFQLDMVKLRRFFVMIQEDYRCQNPYHNAVHAADVTQAMYCYLQEPNLAETLTSCDLLLGLLAAATHDLDHPGVNQPFLIKTDHYLAALYKNSSVLENHHWKSAVGLLRESDLLSHLPAEDRLNMEERLGSLILATDISRQNDYLSEFRTHLDKGDLCLTNGGHRNFILQMALKCADICNPCRPWKLSKQWSEKVTEEFFHQGDIERKHNLEVTPLCDRQSNSVANIQIGFMAYVVEPLFVEWSRFSDTRLSQTMMSHLSLNKQGWKEGRDKQEASASRASEEQRTPTTKDSNSKVLPQGSKGS; encoded by the exons AGACGTGGGGCGATCTCCTATGACAGTGAGGATCAAACGGCTCTCTATATTCGCATGCTCG GAGATGTGAGAGTCAGAAGCCAGGTGGAGTTTGAACCAGAGCGAAGAGGGTCTCATCCCTACTTGTATGTCGATTTCCGAACTTTGCACT cccgACCTGAGGCTGCGCGGCCTGTGTCTGCCAGGAATGTCCGCAGGCTGCTGAGCTTTCAGAGATACCTCCACTCGTCACGGTTCTTCCACGGCATCCCAGCATCCAACCCTCTAGGTTACATCCTTGACGATGACTACACAGGTCAAGCCAAG TTAATGCTGCAGAAGGTTGGAAACTGGAACTTTGATATTTTCCTGTTTGACAGACTTACAAACG GGAACAGCCTCGTCAACCTGACCTTTCACTTATTCAACAGTTATGGGTTAATAGAGCTCTTCCAGTTGGATATGGTTAAACTTAGAAGATTTTTTG TCATGATTCAAGAGGACTACCGCTGCCAGAACCCCTACCACAATGCAGTCCACGCTGCGGACGTGACTCAGGCCATGTATTGTTACCTGCAGGAGCCCAAT CTTGCTGAGACGCTGACTTCCTGTGATCTCCTGCTGGGTCTGCTGGCTGCTGCCACCCATGATCTGGACCATCCGGGCGTCAACCAGCCTTTCCTCATCAAAACGGACCATTACCTAGCAGCACTGTACAAG AATAGCTCAGTTTTGGAGAATCACCACTGGAAGTCTGCCGTGGGCCTGCTCCGCGAGTCAGACCTGCTGTCCCACCTCCCCGCTGAGGACAG ATTGAACATGGAGGAGCGGCTTGGATCCCTGATTCTGGCTACGGACATCAGCAGGCAGAATGACTATCTGTCAGAGTTCAGGACACACTTGGACAAGGGAGACCTCTGCCTCACGAACGGTGGACATCGAAACTTTATCCTTCAG ATGGCTCTGAAGTGTGCGGACATCTGCAACCCCTGCCGACCGTGGAAACTCAGCAAACAGTGGAGCGAGAAAGTGACAGAGGAGTTCTTCCACCAAG GTGACATTGAGAGGAAACATAATCTTGAAGTAACCCCACTCTGTGACAGGCAATCCAACTCGGTTGCCAATATACAGATTG GCTTCATGGCGTACGTGGTAGAGCCTCTGTTTGTGGAATGGTCACGCTTCTCCGACACACGGCTGTCCCAGACCATGATGAGCCACCTGAGCCTGAACAAGCAAGGCTGGAAGGAGGGAAGGGACAAGCAGGAGGCTAGCGCTAGTAGGGCCTCAGAGGAACAGAGGACTCCTACCACCAAAGACTCAAACTCCAAAGTATTACCTCAGGGAAGCAAAGGGTCATGA
- the LOC121580893 gene encoding high affinity cAMP-specific 3',5'-cyclic phosphodiesterase 7A isoform X4: MGIVLIWSLIVILTRWISHKRRGAISYDSEDQTALYIRMLDVRVRSQVEFEPERRGSHPYLYVDFRTLHSRPEAARPVSARNVRRLLSFQRYLHSSRFFHGIPASNPLGYILDDDYTGQAKLMLQKVGNWNFDIFLFDRLTNGNSLVNLTFHLFNSYGLIELFQLDMVKLRRFFVMIQEDYRCQNPYHNAVHAADVTQAMYCYLQEPNLAETLTSCDLLLGLLAAATHDLDHPGVNQPFLIKTDHYLAALYKNSSVLENHHWKSAVGLLRESDLLSHLPAEDRLNMEERLGSLILATDISRQNDYLSEFRTHLDKGDLCLTNGGHRNFILQMALKCADICNPCRPWKLSKQWSEKVTEEFFHQGDIERKHNLEVTPLCDRQSNSVANIQIGFMAYVVEPLFVEWSRFSDTRLSQTMMSHLSLNKQGWKEGRDKQEASASRASEEQRTPTTKDSNSKVLPQGSKGS, encoded by the exons AGACGTGGGGCGATCTCCTATGACAGTGAGGATCAAACGGCTCTCTATATTCGCATGCTCG ATGTGAGAGTCAGAAGCCAGGTGGAGTTTGAACCAGAGCGAAGAGGGTCTCATCCCTACTTGTATGTCGATTTCCGAACTTTGCACT cccgACCTGAGGCTGCGCGGCCTGTGTCTGCCAGGAATGTCCGCAGGCTGCTGAGCTTTCAGAGATACCTCCACTCGTCACGGTTCTTCCACGGCATCCCAGCATCCAACCCTCTAGGTTACATCCTTGACGATGACTACACAGGTCAAGCCAAG TTAATGCTGCAGAAGGTTGGAAACTGGAACTTTGATATTTTCCTGTTTGACAGACTTACAAACG GGAACAGCCTCGTCAACCTGACCTTTCACTTATTCAACAGTTATGGGTTAATAGAGCTCTTCCAGTTGGATATGGTTAAACTTAGAAGATTTTTTG TCATGATTCAAGAGGACTACCGCTGCCAGAACCCCTACCACAATGCAGTCCACGCTGCGGACGTGACTCAGGCCATGTATTGTTACCTGCAGGAGCCCAAT CTTGCTGAGACGCTGACTTCCTGTGATCTCCTGCTGGGTCTGCTGGCTGCTGCCACCCATGATCTGGACCATCCGGGCGTCAACCAGCCTTTCCTCATCAAAACGGACCATTACCTAGCAGCACTGTACAAG AATAGCTCAGTTTTGGAGAATCACCACTGGAAGTCTGCCGTGGGCCTGCTCCGCGAGTCAGACCTGCTGTCCCACCTCCCCGCTGAGGACAG ATTGAACATGGAGGAGCGGCTTGGATCCCTGATTCTGGCTACGGACATCAGCAGGCAGAATGACTATCTGTCAGAGTTCAGGACACACTTGGACAAGGGAGACCTCTGCCTCACGAACGGTGGACATCGAAACTTTATCCTTCAG ATGGCTCTGAAGTGTGCGGACATCTGCAACCCCTGCCGACCGTGGAAACTCAGCAAACAGTGGAGCGAGAAAGTGACAGAGGAGTTCTTCCACCAAG GTGACATTGAGAGGAAACATAATCTTGAAGTAACCCCACTCTGTGACAGGCAATCCAACTCGGTTGCCAATATACAGATTG GCTTCATGGCGTACGTGGTAGAGCCTCTGTTTGTGGAATGGTCACGCTTCTCCGACACACGGCTGTCCCAGACCATGATGAGCCACCTGAGCCTGAACAAGCAAGGCTGGAAGGAGGGAAGGGACAAGCAGGAGGCTAGCGCTAGTAGGGCCTCAGAGGAACAGAGGACTCCTACCACCAAAGACTCAAACTCCAAAGTATTACCTCAGGGAAGCAAAGGGTCATGA